The Lycium barbarum isolate Lr01 chromosome 10, ASM1917538v2, whole genome shotgun sequence genome includes a region encoding these proteins:
- the LOC132615117 gene encoding phosphoglycolate phosphatase 2 isoform X1, whose protein sequence is MNGVISKSLSIENAKQLLNSVDAFLFDCDGVIWKGEKLIDGVPQTLDLLRSHGKKLVFVTNNSTKSRKQYAKKFHSLGIPVNEDEIFSSSFAAAMYLKVNDFPREKKVYVIGEEGILEELELAGFTALGGPADGKKNIELKSDCLFEHDKSVGAVIVGFDRYINLYKLQYGTLCIRENPGCLFIATNRDAVGHFTDLQEWPGAGCMVAAICGTTQKEPVTVGKPSTFLMDFLLQKYNITTSRMCMVGDRLDTDILFGQNAGCRTLLVFSGVTNESTFQDLSKEVQPEYYTNSIADILKYT, encoded by the exons ATGAATGGAGTAATCTCAAAATCATTGTCTATTGAGAATGCTAAACAACTCCTTAATTCAGTTGATGCATTTCTCTTCGATTGTGATG GTGTAATTTGGAAGGGAGAGAAATTGATTGATGGTGTTCCTCAAACACTGGACTTGCTTCGTTCTCAT GGTAAGAAGCTGGTATTTGTAACAAACAACTCAACAAAATCAAGAAAGCAATATGCCAAGAAGTTCCATTCCCTTGGAATTCCTGTTAATGAG GATGAGATATTCTCGTCTTCATTTGCTGCAGCAATGTATCTGAAAGTCAATGACTTTCCAAGAGAAAAGAAG GTATATGTAATAGGTGAGGAAGGCATACTGGAAGAACTGGAGCTAGCTGGTTTTACAGCACTAGGTGGCCCG GCAGATGGAAAGAAGAATATTGAACTGAAATCAGATTGTCTTTTTGAGCATGATAAGAGT GTTGGAGCTGTTATCGTTGGATTTGACCGGTATATCAACCTTTATAAGCTACA GTATGGAACTCTCTGTATTCGCGAGAATCCTGGTTGCCTTTTTATTGCTACCAACCGTGATGCAGTGGGACATTTTACTGATCTTCAAGAATGGCCTG GTGCGGGATGTATGGTTGCTGCAATATGCGGAACAACCCAAAAAGAGCCTGTTACCGTTGGAAAGCCATCGACCTTTCTGATGGACTTTCTATTGCAGAA GTATAACATCACTACATCCAGGATGTGCATGGTGGGTGACAGATTGGACACTGATATTCTATTTGGACAAAATGCTGGGTGTAGAACTCTCCTTGTTTTTTCAG GTGTAACAAATGAATCAACTTTTCAAGATTTATCCAAAGAAGTTCAACCAGAATACTATACCAATTCTATAGCTGACATTCTCAAGTATACCTAG
- the LOC132616236 gene encoding C2 and GRAM domain-containing protein At1g03370: MKLLVRAIEARNIPAMDPNGFSDPYVKLSLGKQKFRSKVVKKNLNPSWCEEFAFKVDDLKEELIISVLDEDKYFNDDFVGQIKFPVSQVFESNDKSLGTAWYTLQPKHKKGKNKDCGQILLTICFSQGNTLADLQSVGDHGSKKLPDVALTESPSLSSNGTVRSSSPSRSEEAAERPHAQTFAGRLAQIFNKNGENAVSTTNPKAPDITATTESASTAASENAQEEQQSTSGNFQELLKTMEAREQGSTEVSNLPGVVVDQLYAIAPHELNSYLFSPDSTFFKSLADIQGSTELKVGPWKLENESLKRVVTFIKAASRLVKALKTTEDQTYLKADGKCFAVLAVVSTPDAPYGSTFRTELLYNITPGPELPSGEQSSRLVVSWRMNFLQSTMMKGMIENGARQGIKESFEQYANLLSQNVKPVDAKDIGTEKEQVLASLEVEKQSDWKLAVQYFANFTVISTFFIGLYVLVHILLAMPSTIQGLEFVGLDLPDSIGELIVCGVLVLQGKRVLELISRFMRARVQKGSDHGIKAQGDGWLLTVALIEGNNLAAVDSSGFSDPYVVFTCNGKTRTSSIKFQKSNPRWNEIFEFDAMDDAPSVLDVEVFDFDGPFSEATSLGHAEINFVKTNISDLSDVWVPLQGKLAQACQSKLHLRVFLNNTKGSNVVKDYLSKMEKEVGKKIKLRSPQTNSAFQKLFGLPPEEFLINDFACHLKRKMPLQGRLFLSARIIGFHSDLFGHKTKFFLLWEDIEDIQVESPTLASMGSPNVIMTLKPGKGFDARHGAKTQDQEGRLKFHFHSFVSFNVAHRTIMALWKARALSPEQKVQIIEEESEAKSLQMAEEDSIGNDFQAADDDSEGKSLQSEESGSFVGVEDIHMSTVYSSVLSVPTEFFMELFSGNELDRKVMERVGCLNYSYSPWEESEKPDVHQRQLYYKFDKCISRYRGEVTSTQQRSRLSDKNGWLIEEVMTLHGVPLGDYFNLHLRYQVENVPSRSGRCNVQVQLGIGWLKYSRHQKRITKNIVSNLQERLLVMCSGVEKEYLSKSDPVVI; this comes from the exons ATGAAGCTTTTAGTAAGAGCTATTGAAGCAAGAAACATACCAGCAATGGATCCAAATGGTTTTAGTGATCCATATGTGAAATTGTCATTAGGAAAACAGAAGTTTAGAAGTAAAGTTGTGAAGAAAAATCTAAATCCATCATGGTGTGAGGAATTTGCCTTTAAAGTGGATGACTTAAAGGAGGAGCTTATTATTTCTGTTTTGGATGAAGATAAATACTTCAATGATGATTTTGTTGGCCAAATTAAGTTTCCGGTGTCTCAGGTTTTTGAATCCAATGATAAGTCCCTTGGCACTGCTTGGTATACTTTGCAGCCTAAGCATAAGAAGGGCAAAAACAAGGATTGTG GTCAAATTCTTCTCACAATATGTTTCTCACAAGGCAATACATTGGCGGACTTGCAATCCGTTGGTGATCATGGTTCGAAGAAGTTGCCCGATGTGGCATTAACTGAATCTCCTTCTTTGTCTTCCAATGGCACCGTGAGATCATCTTCCCCTTCAAGATCCGAAGAAGCAGCTGAAAGGCCTCATGCACAGACCTTTGCTGGTCGACTTGCTCAAATTTTCAACAAAAATGGGGAAAATGCAGTATCCACAACTAACCCGAAAGCTCCAGATATAACAGCAACGACCGAAAGTGCAAGTACGGCTGCTTCCGAGAATGCACAAGAGGAACAACAGTCCACATCGGGAAACTTTCAAGAATTATTGAAAACCATGGAGGCGAGAGAACAAGGAAGTACCGAAGTTTCGAACCTTCCCGGGGTAGTAGTGGATCAATTGTACGCTATTGCCCCTCATGAAttgaattcataccttttttcgcCGGATTCAACCTTCTTTAAATCCTTGGCAGATATTCAGGGATCCACGGAGTTGAAAGTCGGGCCTTGGAAacttgaaaatgagagtttaaaaAGAGTGGTTACTTTTATCAAAGCTGCAAGTAGATTGGTCAAGGCTTTAAAAACTACAGAGGACCAAACGTATCTTAAAGCCGACGGGAAGTGTTTCGCTGTTTTAGCTGTTGTGAGTACCCCGGATGCTCCGTACGGAAGCACTTTCAGGACAGAATTACTTTACAATATTACCCCTGGGCCGGAACTGCCTTCGGGAGAACAGTCTTCAAGGTTAGTAGTATCATGGAGGATGAATTTCTTGCAAAGCACTATGATGAAAGGTATGATAGAAAACGGTGCACGGCAAGGTATTAAGGAGAGCTTCGAGCAGTATGCGAATTTATTATCTCAGAATGTAAAGCCAGTCGACGCGAAGGACATAGGTACGGAGAAAGAACAAGTTTTGGCATCTCTAGAAGTGGAGAAACAGTCCGATTGGAAGCTGGCTGTCCAGTACTTTGCTAATTTTACTGTAATTTCGACCTTTTTCATTGGGTTATATGTATTGGTGCACATCTTGTTGGCCATGCCTAGCACAATACAAGGGCTTGAGTTTGTTGGCCTTGACTTACCGGATTCTATTGGTGAATTAATTGTGTGTGGAGTGCTAGTACTTCAAGGAAAACGGGTGCTGGAGCTGATATCACGCTTCATGCGAGCTAGAGTACAAAAAG GAAGTGACCACGGAATCAAAGCACAGGGGGATGGTTGGCTGTTGACCGTTGCCTTAATTGAAGGAAACAATTTGGCAGCTGTTGACTCAAGTGGGTTCTCTGACCCGTATGTGGTGTTTACATGCAACGGGAAAACTAGAACCAGTTCAATCAAGTTCCAAAAGTCTAATCCCAGATGGAATG AGATATTTGAATTTGATGCAATGGACGACGCACCATCTGTTCTGGACGTAGAAGTGTTTGATTTCGATGGACCTTTTAGTGAGGCTACATCTCTTGGGCATGCTGAAATCAATTTTGTCAAAACTAATATATCAGATCTGTCTGATGTTTGGGTTCCTCTTCAAGGGAAGTTGGCTCAGGCATGCCAGTCTAAGCTGCATTTAAGAGTTTTCTTGAACAATACAAAGGGTAGCAATGTTGTCAAAGACTATCTGTCTAAGATGGAGAAGGAAGTCGGGAAGAAG ATAAAACTACGATCTCCTCAGACTAATTCAGCATTCCAAAAGCTCTTTGGGCTTCCACCAGAGGAATTTCTCATCAATGATTTTGCCTGTCACTTGAAACGCAAGATGCCCCTCCAG GGCCGTCTATTTTTGTCTGCAAGAATAATTGGGTTCCATTCTGATCTATTTGGACATAAGACCAAATTTTTCCTTCTTTGGGAAGATATTGAAGACATTCAAGTTGAATCTCCTACTTTGGCATCAATGGGTAGCCCGAATGTTATCATGACTTTAAAGCCAGGTAAAGGTTTTGATGCAAGGCATGGGGCCAAGACTCAAGACCAGGAAGGCAGGCTGAAGTTTCATTTCCACTCTTTTGTCTCTTTTAATGTGGCTCACAG GACTATCATGGCATTGTGGAAGGCAAGAGCTTTGAGTCCCGAGCAGAAGGTGCAGATAATTGAAGAAGAATCCGAAGCTAAAAGCCTTCAAATGGCAGAAGAGGATTCGATAGGCAACGACTTCCAAGCTGCTGACGATGACTCTGAAGGCAAAAGCCTTCAATCGGAAGAGAGCGGATCATTCGTTGGCGTGGAGGATATACATATGTCTACCGTTTATTCCTCTGTACTTTCAGTTCCA ACAGAATTTTTCATGGAATTATTCAGTGGGAACGAACTTGATCGTAAGGTCATGGAAAGAGTCGGTTGTCTTAATTATTCTTATAGTCCCTGGGAAGAATCTGAGAAGCCTGATGTGCATCAGAGGCAACTTTATTATAAATTTGATAAGTGTATATCCCGTTATCGAGGTGAGGTAACAAGCACGCAGCAGAGATCTCGCCTTTCTGATAAAAACGGTTGGCTCATAGAAGAGGTCATGACTCTTCATGGAGTTCCATTGGGTGATTATTTCAAT CTTCACCTGAGATACCAGGTTGAGAATGTCCCCTCAAGATCGGGAAGATGCAACGTTCAAGTACAACTGGGAATTGGTTGGTTGAAGTACTCGAGACATCAGAAAAGGATCACGAAAAACATAGTTTCTAATCTGCAAGAGCGCCTACTAGTCATGTGCAGCGGAGTTGAGAAGGAATATCTCTCAAAATCTGATCCTGTCGTGATCTAG
- the LOC132615117 gene encoding phosphoglycolate phosphatase 2 isoform X2: protein MLNNSLIQLMHFSSIVMGKKLVFVTNNSTKSRKQYAKKFHSLGIPVNEDEIFSSSFAAAMYLKVNDFPREKKVYVIGEEGILEELELAGFTALGGPADGKKNIELKSDCLFEHDKSVGAVIVGFDRYINLYKLQYGTLCIRENPGCLFIATNRDAVGHFTDLQEWPGAGCMVAAICGTTQKEPVTVGKPSTFLMDFLLQKYNITTSRMCMVGDRLDTDILFGQNAGCRTLLVFSGVTNESTFQDLSKEVQPEYYTNSIADILKYT from the exons ATGCTAAACAACTCCTTAATTCAGTTGATGCATTTCTCTTCGATTGTGATG GGTAAGAAGCTGGTATTTGTAACAAACAACTCAACAAAATCAAGAAAGCAATATGCCAAGAAGTTCCATTCCCTTGGAATTCCTGTTAATGAG GATGAGATATTCTCGTCTTCATTTGCTGCAGCAATGTATCTGAAAGTCAATGACTTTCCAAGAGAAAAGAAG GTATATGTAATAGGTGAGGAAGGCATACTGGAAGAACTGGAGCTAGCTGGTTTTACAGCACTAGGTGGCCCG GCAGATGGAAAGAAGAATATTGAACTGAAATCAGATTGTCTTTTTGAGCATGATAAGAGT GTTGGAGCTGTTATCGTTGGATTTGACCGGTATATCAACCTTTATAAGCTACA GTATGGAACTCTCTGTATTCGCGAGAATCCTGGTTGCCTTTTTATTGCTACCAACCGTGATGCAGTGGGACATTTTACTGATCTTCAAGAATGGCCTG GTGCGGGATGTATGGTTGCTGCAATATGCGGAACAACCCAAAAAGAGCCTGTTACCGTTGGAAAGCCATCGACCTTTCTGATGGACTTTCTATTGCAGAA GTATAACATCACTACATCCAGGATGTGCATGGTGGGTGACAGATTGGACACTGATATTCTATTTGGACAAAATGCTGGGTGTAGAACTCTCCTTGTTTTTTCAG GTGTAACAAATGAATCAACTTTTCAAGATTTATCCAAAGAAGTTCAACCAGAATACTATACCAATTCTATAGCTGACATTCTCAAGTATACCTAG